One segment of Pseudofrancisella aestuarii DNA contains the following:
- the murQ gene encoding N-acetylmuramic acid 6-phosphate etherase: MLEKINTEKRNIRSMNLDSMSVLEAVKLMIDEEVNVIKALESQQVNISSAIEKTTKALRNGGRIIYIGAGTSGRLGILDAVECPPTFGVDYNTVVGLIAGGEEAFIKAQEGVEDIVEAAEKDLKNINVNSKDVVIGLAASGRTPYVIGGLRYANSIGADTVAISCSGDAEISKEANLAIEAISGPEVLTGSTRLKAGTTQKLILNMISTLSMVSIGKVYQNLMVDVKPSNNKLVERAKRIIIEATGVSYSTAEQTYEKAGKSVKTAIVMILNDCDYAQALAILSKNNNFIVKK, encoded by the coding sequence ATGTTAGAAAAAATAAATACAGAAAAAAGAAATATTCGTAGCATGAACTTAGACTCAATGAGTGTGCTTGAAGCAGTAAAACTTATGATAGATGAAGAAGTTAATGTTATAAAAGCTTTAGAAAGTCAGCAAGTTAATATTTCGAGTGCTATTGAGAAAACAACAAAAGCACTTAGAAATGGTGGAAGAATTATTTATATTGGTGCGGGTACTAGTGGTCGATTGGGAATATTAGATGCTGTTGAATGCCCTCCAACCTTTGGTGTGGATTATAATACTGTCGTTGGACTAATTGCAGGTGGTGAAGAAGCATTTATAAAAGCTCAAGAGGGCGTTGAAGATATTGTGGAAGCCGCAGAAAAAGATTTAAAAAACATAAATGTAAATAGTAAAGATGTTGTAATAGGATTGGCAGCAAGTGGTAGAACTCCTTATGTTATCGGAGGGCTTAGATATGCTAATAGCATTGGGGCGGATACTGTTGCAATAAGTTGTAGTGGGGATGCTGAGATCTCAAAAGAAGCAAATTTAGCTATAGAGGCTATTTCTGGCCCAGAGGTTTTAACGGGATCTACTAGATTGAAAGCGGGAACAACTCAAAAGCTAATATTAAATATGATTTCTACATTATCTATGGTTTCTATAGGTAAGGTTTATCAAAATTTAATGGTAGATGTAAAGCCAAGTAATAATAAGCTTGTAGAGAGAGCAAAAAGAATAATAATTGAAGCTACAGGAGTGAGTTATAGTACTGCAGAGCAAACTTATGAAAAAGCTGGAAAGTCTGTAAAAACTGCTATAGTAATGATTTTAAATGATTGTGATTATGCTCAAGCTTTGGCAATATTAAGTAAGAATAATAATTTTATAGTTAAGAAGTAA
- a CDS encoding PilW family protein encodes MKLNRRLKGFSLVELMVAMVVAAIVMSMAIGIYISIKKEYKRINKIQEENSTQLVVKQVLYNTIKNSGFNLRFGYLSHNFEDKTGDYLDVFKKYGTITIGQLPVPSSSLPESLQSGACRYEQEKCFQPSTDYLMLQRDDGDATLSEAPEANILKISEEVKQTLQIAQDNYLLICNEAECDLAKVFSTGNEGEVALTAPLTGNFKAGDYIGKYSLDIYYIADSGKTDENNEPIYSLYVYIKQGSDEGTSYELVSDISNFTIEYVPRKFIKHGQQVSWEKVKEAYVDINSKNIAALKFSFKIKDRNFEQIVLLDKV; translated from the coding sequence ATGAAATTAAATCGTAGATTAAAAGGTTTTTCTCTTGTTGAGCTTATGGTTGCTATGGTTGTGGCAGCTATAGTTATGAGTATGGCTATAGGAATATATATATCCATAAAAAAAGAATATAAAAGAATTAATAAAATCCAAGAAGAGAATTCAACACAATTAGTTGTTAAGCAAGTTTTGTATAACACGATAAAGAATAGTGGTTTTAATTTAAGGTTTGGTTATTTATCACATAACTTTGAAGATAAAACAGGAGATTATCTTGATGTCTTTAAGAAATATGGAACCATTACGATAGGGCAGCTTCCAGTTCCTTCCTCAAGTCTTCCAGAGTCTCTCCAATCTGGAGCATGTAGATATGAGCAAGAAAAATGTTTTCAGCCAAGTACAGATTATCTAATGCTTCAAAGAGATGATGGAGATGCTACACTTTCTGAAGCTCCTGAGGCAAATATTTTAAAAATAAGTGAGGAAGTTAAGCAAACATTACAAATAGCTCAAGATAACTATTTACTGATATGTAATGAAGCAGAGTGTGATTTAGCAAAAGTATTTTCAACTGGAAATGAAGGAGAGGTAGCTTTAACTGCGCCACTTACTGGAAACTTCAAAGCTGGTGATTATATTGGTAAATATTCATTAGATATTTACTACATAGCAGACTCAGGTAAAACAGATGAGAATAATGAGCCTATATATTCACTTTATGTATATATAAAGCAAGGGTCTGATGAGGGGACATCTTATGAGCTTGTTAGTGATATTAGTAACTTTACTATAGAGTATGTTCCAAGGAAGTTTATAAAACACGGTCAACAAGTTAGTTGGGAAAAAGTAAAAGAAGCATATGTTGATATTAATTCTAAAAATATAGCTGCCTTGAAATTTTCTTTTAAAATAAAAGACAGAAATTTTGAGCAAATAGTGTTATTGGATAAGGTGTAG
- a CDS encoding type IV pilus modification PilV family protein has protein sequence MKLLTANKNRGMALIEALIASLILLFAFSAAIMIVGSILASMSIENKRDQIAGELDKRVNEYRLSGIFDLNKDGEVLFIKKNVTDQEIKKAEQLKDVKINNKQNYQIIRFYALDEVSGIKESITVVEQPKNNNKNEIKS, from the coding sequence ATGAAGCTATTGACTGCAAACAAAAACAGAGGTATGGCTTTAATTGAAGCTCTGATTGCTTCATTGATCTTATTATTTGCTTTCTCTGCTGCAATTATGATTGTTGGTAGTATTTTAGCTAGTATGAGTATTGAAAATAAGCGTGATCAGATAGCAGGTGAATTAGATAAAAGAGTGAATGAATATAGATTATCAGGTATTTTTGATCTTAATAAGGATGGCGAAGTTCTTTTTATAAAGAAAAATGTTACTGATCAAGAAATAAAGAAAGCAGAGCAACTTAAAGATGTTAAAATTAATAATAAACAAAATTATCAAATAATTAGATTTTATGCTTTAGATGAAGTGTCAGGCATTAAAGAATCTATTACGGTGGTTGAACAGCCAAAAAATAACAATAAAAATGAAATTAAATCGTAG